From a single Hymenobacter sp. YIM 151500-1 genomic region:
- a CDS encoding response regulator yields the protein MKILVVDDEQDVRALFEQRFRREIRSGRFSFSFAYSGEEALDYLHGHASEVVLILSDINMPGMSGLELLRQIKREYAAPPPAPPQVMMLTAYGDEQSRQQALQLGANDFLTKPVDFAALKDKLLLLADHEN from the coding sequence ATGAAAATACTGGTTGTTGACGATGAGCAGGATGTGCGGGCACTGTTTGAGCAGCGGTTCCGGCGGGAAATTCGTAGTGGGCGGTTTTCTTTTTCCTTTGCGTATTCGGGGGAGGAGGCGCTGGACTACCTGCACGGGCACGCTTCGGAGGTGGTGTTGATTTTGTCGGACATCAACATGCCGGGCATGAGCGGACTGGAGCTGCTGCGCCAGATCAAGCGGGAGTACGCGGCCCCGCCGCCAGCGCCGCCCCAGGTAATGATGCTCACGGCCTATGGCGACGAGCAGAGCCGGCAGCAGGCCTTGCAGCTCGGGGCCAACGACTTCCTGACCAAGCCCGTAGATTTTGCCGCCCTCAAAGACAAACTCCTCTTGCTGGCCGATCATGAAAACTAA
- a CDS encoding cyclic nucleotide-binding domain-containing protein codes for MTLRTRWQQLLGIRPDEGRTVGLFFLHNFLLGIGTILVYVSANVLLLEHNPARNLPLAYGAAALALLVAGRLYAHYEHRLPLPRLAVRGLQAAVVLTAVVGGLVVAGHSVGAAVAIMAGYRVIYLLTNLEFWGVSAVVFDVRQGKRLFSVISSGDMPAKALGAVLAILIHHHTDVLWLLLTAFGAYLGALFTLRATFRSHVVEARPAGRGQRQQAVAPGLQRWFGSSRLVLTLCLSMLAVAAVSAGIEYSFFVNVKHRFHDQAEVTRFVGTVLALTYLLALVFKLLLSGAVLDRLGVRRTLLALPVLMLAGLALYAVLGQGEAGSRLLYFCGLYLGLEVLRRAVFDPVFLVLFQPLSPPERLQAHTLVKGLYEPLGLGLAAVLLYTLHSRPALSQEVTFGWMLALMGLALLLLYRTYGHYLAELQHALSRRFTPAAAEAASPEAPAAPVVEEPAAPAEAPDIPALIRALADKTQRSAATDHLLRLGEAALPHLTQALSTATDEAIIRRVALLCGHVAQPASRQALVALARQPQLGRREAALRALRNFAPERAAAPLFQELVQEEMRRAQLLLHGQQATASPDLRSALDYELSRVQQRLFGLLLQLYSPPAVLDAQRGVTHAARERQANALEILDNLIPRAVYQGLQALLEVRPLADKVRTFDRLLGGPLTLSEPIETTIIRSGEAAFSDWTISLALRHAATMKGVLGQLVQLLQSTSPLVREGAAQALARLAHDHPARYQHLLTAHPHLADTLMHHAAAASRISATERVALLKHTSLFVETPENVLSSIVPIMKEVSFPDGQQIFAKGDLGTSLFVVYEGEVGIFTGPQQLATFGPGDFFGELALLDAEPRSASAVAHGPVIAFRLDQDDFYDVMEERSEVLRNILRILCQRLRRQNEKMVS; via the coding sequence ATGACACTACGTACCCGCTGGCAGCAGCTGCTGGGCATCCGCCCCGACGAAGGCCGCACGGTAGGCTTGTTCTTTCTGCACAACTTCCTGCTGGGCATCGGCACCATCCTCGTGTACGTGTCGGCCAACGTGCTGCTGCTGGAGCACAACCCCGCCCGCAACCTGCCCCTGGCCTACGGCGCCGCCGCGCTGGCCCTGCTGGTGGCGGGCCGCCTCTACGCGCACTACGAGCACCGCCTCCCGCTGCCGCGCCTGGCGGTGCGGGGATTGCAGGCGGCCGTAGTGCTCACGGCCGTGGTGGGCGGTCTGGTGGTGGCGGGCCATTCGGTAGGGGCGGCCGTGGCCATCATGGCCGGCTACCGGGTTATCTACCTGCTCACCAACCTGGAGTTCTGGGGCGTGTCGGCGGTGGTGTTCGATGTGCGCCAGGGCAAGCGCCTGTTTAGCGTCATCAGTTCCGGCGACATGCCCGCCAAGGCCCTGGGCGCGGTTCTGGCCATCCTCATCCACCATCACACCGACGTGCTCTGGCTGCTGCTGACGGCGTTTGGAGCCTATCTGGGGGCGCTGTTTACCTTGCGCGCCACATTTCGCTCCCACGTGGTAGAGGCCCGGCCCGCCGGCCGGGGCCAGCGCCAGCAGGCCGTGGCGCCGGGCTTGCAGCGGTGGTTTGGCAGCAGCCGGCTGGTGCTCACGCTCTGCCTGAGCATGCTGGCCGTGGCGGCCGTCAGCGCCGGCATCGAGTACTCGTTTTTCGTCAACGTCAAGCACCGGTTTCACGACCAAGCCGAGGTGACGCGCTTCGTGGGCACGGTGCTGGCCCTGACCTACCTGCTGGCCCTGGTGTTCAAGCTCCTGCTCAGCGGGGCCGTGCTCGACCGGCTGGGCGTGCGGCGCACCCTGCTGGCCCTGCCGGTGCTCATGCTGGCCGGGCTGGCACTGTACGCGGTGCTGGGCCAGGGCGAGGCGGGCAGCCGGCTGCTATACTTCTGCGGCCTCTACCTGGGCCTGGAGGTGCTGCGCCGCGCCGTCTTCGACCCCGTGTTTCTGGTGCTGTTTCAGCCTTTGTCGCCGCCGGAGCGGTTGCAGGCCCACACCTTGGTGAAGGGCTTGTACGAGCCCCTGGGTTTGGGCCTGGCCGCCGTGCTGCTCTACACCCTGCACAGCCGGCCCGCGCTCAGCCAGGAAGTTACGTTTGGCTGGATGCTGGCACTGATGGGCCTGGCCCTGCTGCTGCTCTACCGCACCTACGGCCACTACCTCGCCGAGCTGCAACACGCCCTGAGTCGCCGGTTCACGCCCGCCGCGGCCGAAGCCGCTTCGCCCGAAGCGCCGGCCGCGCCAGTCGTGGAGGAACCTGCTGCCCCGGCAGAAGCCCCCGACATTCCAGCCCTGATTCGGGCCCTAGCCGACAAAACCCAGCGGTCCGCCGCTACCGACCACCTGCTGCGCCTCGGCGAAGCGGCCCTGCCCCACCTAACCCAAGCCCTGAGCACCGCCACCGACGAGGCCATCATCCGGCGGGTGGCGCTGCTCTGCGGGCACGTGGCCCAGCCGGCCAGCCGGCAGGCGCTGGTGGCCCTGGCCCGGCAGCCCCAGTTGGGGCGGCGCGAAGCGGCGCTACGGGCCCTGCGCAACTTTGCGCCGGAGCGGGCCGCCGCGCCGCTGTTTCAGGAGCTGGTGCAGGAAGAAATGCGCCGGGCCCAGCTGCTGCTGCATGGGCAACAGGCCACCGCTAGCCCGGACCTCCGCTCGGCCCTCGACTACGAACTGAGCCGCGTGCAGCAGCGCCTGTTTGGCCTGCTGCTCCAGCTGTACTCCCCGCCCGCCGTTCTGGATGCCCAGCGGGGCGTGACCCACGCCGCCCGCGAACGGCAAGCCAATGCCCTCGAAATCCTCGACAACCTGATTCCGCGGGCTGTGTACCAGGGCTTGCAGGCTTTGCTGGAGGTACGCCCCCTGGCCGACAAAGTGCGCACCTTCGACCGGCTGCTGGGCGGCCCCTTGACGCTCTCGGAGCCCATCGAAACAACCATTATCCGGAGCGGCGAGGCAGCCTTTTCCGACTGGACCATCAGCCTGGCCCTGCGCCATGCCGCCACGATGAAGGGCGTGCTGGGCCAGCTGGTACAGCTGCTGCAAAGCACCAGCCCCCTGGTGCGGGAGGGCGCGGCCCAGGCCCTGGCCCGCCTCGCCCACGATCATCCCGCCCGCTACCAGCACCTGCTTACCGCCCATCCTCACCTCGCCGACACGCTTATGCACCACGCCGCCGCTGCCTCCCGCATTTCCGCCACCGAGCGAGTGGCCTTGCTCAAACACACCAGCCTGTTTGTCGAAACGCCCGAAAACGTGCTTAGCAGTATTGTGCCCATCATGAAGGAAGTAAGCTTCCCGGACGGCCAGCAGATTTTTGCTAAGGGCGACCTGGGCACTTCCCTGTTTGTGGTCTACGAAGGCGAGGTCGGCATCTTCACTGGCCCCCAGCAGCTGGCCACCTTCGGCCCCGGCGACTTTTTCGGGGAGCTGGCCCTGCTCGACGCCGAGCCCCGCTCCGCCTCCGCCGTGGCCCACGGCCCCGTCATTGCCTTCCGCCTCGACCAGGATGATTTCTACGACGTGATGGAGGAGCGCAGCGAGGTGCTGCGCAACATCCTGCGCATACTCTGCCAGCGCCTGCGCCGGCAAAATGAGAAGATGGTGTCGTAG
- a CDS encoding adenylate/guanylate cyclase domain-containing protein — MKTKILVVDDEADLELLIKQKFRRKIREQVYEFVFASNGEEALHTLRQHPDLDIILSDINMPVMDGLTLLSKLPEVSPVVKTVMVSAYGDMENIRTAMNRGAFDFVCKPVDFQDLEVTMEKTAQQVRQLRETLRAIQENNILKMYVDETVLNFMGRPGFENRLLASETVQATVVFIDICGFTSLSEVLPPANVVAMLNTYFDQMVQEIIAQGGYIDKFMGDAVMAVFRDEYHLDRAIDAALAVRAVVQANEDTLPDGTAYRPQVSIGVNTGEMVSGNIGSASLKRLDYTVIGDTVNVSQRLQAAAQPGQIIITESTYQEVKESFQCRPIKEVTLKNKAQPVMLYEVVA; from the coding sequence ATGAAAACTAAGATTCTGGTAGTAGATGACGAGGCCGACCTGGAGCTGCTCATCAAGCAGAAGTTCCGGCGCAAAATCCGGGAGCAGGTCTACGAATTTGTGTTTGCCAGCAACGGCGAAGAAGCCCTGCACACCCTGCGCCAGCACCCCGACCTCGACATCATCCTTTCCGACATTAACATGCCGGTGATGGACGGGCTGACGCTGCTCAGCAAGCTGCCGGAGGTGAGTCCGGTGGTGAAAACCGTGATGGTATCGGCCTACGGCGACATGGAAAACATTCGCACGGCCATGAACCGCGGGGCCTTTGACTTCGTGTGCAAGCCCGTGGACTTTCAGGACCTGGAAGTGACCATGGAAAAAACCGCCCAGCAGGTGCGGCAGCTGCGCGAAACCCTGCGCGCCATTCAGGAAAACAACATCCTGAAGATGTACGTCGACGAAACCGTGCTCAACTTCATGGGCCGCCCCGGCTTCGAGAACCGCCTACTGGCCAGCGAAACCGTGCAGGCCACGGTGGTTTTCATCGACATCTGCGGCTTCACGTCCTTGTCGGAGGTGCTGCCGCCGGCCAACGTGGTGGCCATGCTCAACACCTACTTCGACCAGATGGTGCAGGAGATTATTGCCCAGGGCGGCTACATCGACAAGTTCATGGGCGACGCCGTAATGGCCGTTTTCCGCGACGAGTACCATCTCGACCGGGCCATTGACGCCGCCCTGGCCGTGCGCGCCGTGGTGCAGGCCAACGAAGACACCCTACCCGACGGCACCGCCTACCGCCCCCAGGTCAGCATCGGCGTCAACACCGGCGAGATGGTGTCGGGCAACATTGGCTCGGCCTCCCTCAAGCGCCTGGATTACACCGTCATCGGCGACACTGTAAACGTGAGCCAGCGCCTGCAAGCCGCCGCCCAACCCGGCCAAATCATCATCACCGAATCCACCTATCAGGAGGTGAAGGAGTCGTTTCAGTGCCGCCCCATCAAAGAGGTAACGCTAAAAAACAAGGCGCAGCCCGTGATGCTCTATGAGGTAGTAGCGTGA
- a CDS encoding HD domain-containing protein encodes MDCPRAELYILDQLRQHLSPTLFYHGLHHTLDVAAQAQSLAEAEGVTDPTDLALLRTAALYHDAGFLTAYQGHEEASCALARQVLPGFGYAAVQVELICQLILATKMPQSPGALLLAQLLCDADLDYLGRPDFWPISRTLFRELQARQLITDEHAWNQIQVQFLSSHRYWTRTATARREAAKQERLAEARALVDGFPGLKPWATQGPVPPAD; translated from the coding sequence ATGGACTGCCCCCGCGCCGAACTGTACATTCTGGACCAGCTGCGCCAGCACCTCTCCCCTACGCTCTTCTACCACGGCCTGCACCACACCCTGGATGTGGCGGCGCAGGCTCAGTCGTTGGCCGAAGCCGAAGGCGTCACGGACCCCACCGACCTGGCCCTGCTGCGCACGGCCGCCCTCTACCACGATGCCGGGTTCCTGACCGCCTACCAGGGCCACGAGGAAGCCAGCTGCGCGCTGGCCCGCCAGGTGCTGCCGGGCTTCGGCTACGCTGCGGTCCAGGTCGAGCTAATCTGCCAGCTCATTCTGGCTACCAAGATGCCGCAGAGCCCCGGCGCCCTGCTCCTGGCCCAGCTTCTCTGCGACGCCGACCTCGACTACCTGGGCCGCCCCGACTTCTGGCCCATCAGCCGCACGCTGTTTCGGGAGTTGCAAGCCCGCCAGCTCATCACCGACGAACACGCCTGGAACCAGATTCAGGTGCAGTTTCTGAGCAGCCACCGCTACTGGACCCGCACCGCCACGGCCCGCCGCGAAGCCGCGAAGCAGGAGCGCCTGGCGGAGGCGCGGGCCCTGGTGGACGGATTTCCAGGGCTGAAGCCCTGGGCTACGCAGGGCCCCGTACCTCCCGCTGACTAG